Part of the Schistocerca cancellata isolate TAMUIC-IGC-003103 chromosome 9, iqSchCanc2.1, whole genome shotgun sequence genome is shown below.
TGCAGATCCATATTCTCTCCTTCGTTTATTAAAAAATGATTTCATATGATAAGTACCGACGATAGTTTACGGTATACAAGGCTAAGTACTAAGTAGTATCTAGCAAAGGGCTGAACTGTCAAAGCTACCAGTAATTATGCGTCAACATTTCACGAAAACAATTTATCAGCTTAATTTCTTTTGTAGTAATTTTGAAGGATTCTAAAGGGCACAGAAAAAATATGTgcacaatggaaaaaaaattctgaagaaaGAGAGGGAGATGGTTTATGTAGGAAGCGCTTTCACTGCGACAAACAGGTTATGACACAGATTCACGAGACCCTTTCCTACACGGCATACCGAACAGTAATGTGATTCTCTCCTTGCTTTCACCGTTGACAGCAAGCACAGAGACGAATCGCTGTGTCTAAAATGTTTGTGCAGTCGATTAAATGTGGATTGTTTCGGAAATGTGGAGTACTCTTGACGCACAAGAATGGAACAGCTGATCAGCTAGCGCCCGTTGTTCTACAAAGACTTCTGTTCGATAAAACATATCATGTAAGCAGTGGACGACTTGGTGcagttaaactgacacacaatcagAAACCAGACTGGAACAAAGCTGTCTCCGAAGCAGAAAAAATAGTTGGATACCCTACCTCATTTCTCAGTTTACGGTGGCTTTTAAGCGACGAAATTGCGAACGTTGCTCTCCACCTCAGGAAATTAGTGGGTTCAAACCACCCTCTGCTGAAAACTGCTAAGTGAGTTATCTTTAAATGTGTATGATTGTCTATTGTAGTACGAAGGTAACCATATTGCATTGTTTACAGGGGTTTGTTATACAATGGTCGCAATAACATGCAAGCCTGGGGACTAATTGTACTGCTAATTTCCAAAGCTGCAGGACATTTGAATGTGGAAGAAATGGAGGAAGATAAAGCAGCAGGGGTTCTACACAGGTAGAGAGAGAGTCTGTATTTCCTATAGATGATTTTATCTAAATGTCATGTAGTTTATGACATTTGCTTAGGCAAATGTCATAAACTACAAAACTGGCTCGCTTGTGTTTGGCAAAGTAACTACCCATAGCTTTAGCTGTCACTGTATTTACTAACAACACTTGGATACATGTTATGCAATATATATTCCTTTATGTGTATTCAGCTGCATAGATGGGATTTGTAGAACAGCTTTATTTTACGCTGCCTGAGAATGATAAATGATACTCTTACAGTCAGCGAGCCTTAGCAGAAGTTACAGAAATGATCCGCACAAGTCACCTGGTCCATAAAGGCATGGTTAATATATATCCTGGCCTTTACCCTGAAGCTGCTGATCTGGGTGATATGACTTTTGGCAACAAGATTGCTTTGCTAAGTGGTGATTACTTGCTGGCTAATTCTTGTATGGAGCTGGCATCTCTGCGAAATCAAGATGTAAGTGTAGTATGATGTAAAAGAACCTTGCATGACTACAGTGGTGTGCTCAACAAAAGGGATAGGGAAAATAATGAATTATGTGCTTTTTACCTAAGTTTCTTCTTAATGTTTGGCTAATTCTGTCTTGTAGGAGATTCAGTAATGAAATGTCATGACTGCTTTTCTGCCAGGATGCTTGTCTGCATGAATTTGTTGAATGATTCTACTGCAGCCATAGGTGAAATTCACATCATTTTAAGACCACTGTATATTATGTTAGTCTTAAACCATGGTTTAGCAAAATACgaccaaaaaatgaagaaaacaagaaCACAACCTAAGACTTTTCTCATTTATTGACACTCCAGtgcagaaaacaaacacacactcactcactctctctctctctctctctctctctctctctctctctctttcctggaatttggagtacagagtttttattcattacacacTTCTCATATAATCCTAGAAGTATTTCCTGTAATTCTCTGATAAACCTCATATTTAGCTCATTATAGCACTACATGACTGATCATAGTTAGACAATACTGTGGCTTTGTTGATGGATGCCTTTCAGTTTTTGGTTCTCACAGTGAGTCTTgtgcccctccctctcccccgcCCCAACCCTGTCATGGGTAATTCTGTAGATGCCTATGCTTAAGGATACACTAACTTTTCTTCTATCTTGGAGACCTATTTTTCTCTGCAACAACAGAACACCAATATTAGGAATAATcagtatcacttcaggcaggggggagggggtgttaccTTCATAGCCTCAGATGTTActaaatttagcatatgttaaattcAGTAGTAAATAAGAAACACACTTTTTTTTCCCCAAATTCCTGCCCCgcgatacaggcctccaaagatgacaccgcAAACACCATTTTaaagatgcgaattttggaaaaaaatttaaaatgctgtatctctgtaacagttatagagattttgttagagtttttttttatttgaaagataattgctttatgattacaatggtatcctctgtGTGGACATAacttcaaagttcttttactgtcgcattttgaattttttttatacagaaaaaatttttttttcaaaaatgcgtattcagaaaagttagatttttttatgttgattagtaccatgtagtactatattgtctgtaaaggagagcttccactttttagttggacaggttttattttaaaaaaacattttaactttcaggggtaatgtatgtcttcactgaagttgtttcttactaatttatttgtaaaaatgttaAGCTTTATTGCAGTTATTTTTTATCCCTTTCTTTGTtgtagttatttcttttcactttcattgttgcacattttttttatactttgttgtagtttcttgtcagtttctttgtcgtgattgttcattgcaggtttatgtattgtagttgttcagtgctaatttgtttactgaggaggcttctaagaaatcagaGACCATCCACTGGGTTCTGTGTTTTTGTGACGAATTTGCcaattgacacagttgcagtgtgttttgtgaaaaggaatgTTTGAAACGTCTTCTGACTGGgatcacaggagagtgaagtg
Proteins encoded:
- the LOC126101052 gene encoding all trans-polyprenyl-diphosphate synthase PDSS2, which codes for MFVQSIKCGLFRKCGVLLTHKNGTADQLAPVVLQRLLFDKTYHVSSGRLGAVKLTHNQKPDWNKAVSEAEKIVGYPTSFLSLRWLLSDEIANVALHLRKLVGSNHPLLKTAKGLLYNGRNNMQAWGLIVLLISKAAGHLNVEEMEEDKAAGVLHSQRALAEVTEMIRTSHLVHKGMVNIYPGLYPEAADLGDMTFGNKIALLSGDYLLANSCMELASLRNQDLVELMSSAVRDLAEAEFVGRRDKQNNPLPWPPGTPGYRDAEEDWTIRNVLSAGSLLGKSCQGTLKLAGHGPQLQQQGYLFGKHLALAWQACLDLEPFASHYTPDSPFNLTSAPILFHLEHDATLYKEIEKGHESVLNVDYTKVHSIVQKGPGIKRTKQLQKKHSQKAMEVLKVFDESDARTALSNIIVAMGEL